One segment of Clostridium botulinum DNA contains the following:
- a CDS encoding transketolase: MNKENLISTLKEVKKDIIEMIYAAKSGHPGGSLSCSEIITYLYNEKMNVDVKNPKDPNRDRFVLSKGHAAPALYSVLVEKGYFPKEELYNLRKTGALLQGHPDSKHVSGVDVSTGSLGQGISNAVGMALGLKTQNNNAKIYVVLGDGELQEGLVWEASMAAAHYKLNNLVAIVDNNGLQIDGKNEDVMGISPLDKKFESFGWNVVICEDGNDFDKIDEAFLEVEKCNDKPSVIIAKTVKGKGVSFMEDQAGWHGQAPNEEQRNQAISEIER; encoded by the coding sequence ATGAATAAAGAAAATTTAATTTCTACATTAAAAGAAGTAAAAAAAGATATAATAGAAATGATTTATGCAGCAAAATCAGGACATCCAGGTGGTTCACTATCTTGCTCTGAAATAATAACATACTTATACAATGAGAAAATGAATGTTGATGTTAAGAATCCTAAGGACCCTAACAGAGATAGATTTGTATTAAGTAAGGGACATGCAGCTCCAGCTCTTTACTCTGTATTAGTTGAAAAAGGATATTTCCCAAAAGAAGAATTATACAATTTAAGAAAAACAGGAGCTCTTCTTCAAGGACATCCAGATTCTAAACATGTATCAGGAGTAGATGTTTCAACTGGATCACTTGGTCAAGGAATATCAAACGCAGTAGGAATGGCTTTAGGTCTTAAAACTCAAAATAATAATGCTAAGATATATGTTGTTTTAGGTGATGGAGAATTACAAGAAGGATTAGTTTGGGAAGCATCAATGGCAGCAGCACATTATAAATTAAACAATTTAGTTGCTATTGTTGATAACAACGGTCTTCAAATAGATGGTAAAAATGAAGACGTAATGGGAATTTCTCCTTTAGATAAGAAGTTTGAAAGCTTTGGTTGGAATGTTGTTATTTGTGAAGATGGTAATGATTTTGACAAAATAGATGAAGCCTTCTTAGAAGTTGAAAAGTGTAATGATAAGCCAAGTGTTATCATTGCTAAAACTGTAAAAGGTAAGGGTGTTAGCTTTATGGAAGATCAAGCAGGTTGGCATGGTCAAGCACCTAACGAAGAACAAAGAAATCAAGCAATAAGCGAGATTGAAAGATAG
- a CDS encoding transketolase family protein has product MGKATRESYGMALVELGRENEKVVVLDADLSKSTKTNGFKEEFKDRFFNAGIAEQNLMGMAAGFANVGNIPFASTFAVFATGRAFEIIRNSICYPKVNVKIAATHAGITVGEDGGSHQSVEDIALMNSLPNMTVIVPADHREAMAATKAAAEFNGPVYLRFGRCNTEDIFDDNYKFEIGKGVEVRDGNDVTIIATGMMVQKAIEASKELETQGIKARVINISTIKPIDREIILKAAKETKGIVTAEEHSIIGGLGAMVSQVVCSECPTLIKMVGIKDTFGESGTPDELMKKYNLTSEEIIKEVKSILK; this is encoded by the coding sequence ATGGGTAAAGCAACAAGAGAATCATACGGAATGGCATTAGTTGAACTTGGACGTGAAAATGAAAAGGTAGTAGTTTTAGATGCGGATCTTTCTAAATCAACAAAAACTAATGGATTTAAAGAAGAATTTAAAGATAGATTTTTTAATGCAGGTATAGCAGAACAAAACTTAATGGGAATGGCAGCAGGTTTTGCTAATGTAGGAAACATACCTTTTGCAAGTACATTTGCTGTTTTTGCTACTGGAAGAGCTTTTGAAATAATAAGAAACTCTATTTGTTATCCAAAGGTTAACGTAAAAATAGCAGCAACTCATGCAGGAATTACAGTTGGTGAAGATGGCGGATCACATCAATCTGTTGAAGATATAGCACTTATGAATTCACTTCCTAATATGACAGTAATAGTTCCAGCAGATCATAGAGAAGCAATGGCTGCAACAAAAGCTGCTGCTGAATTTAACGGTCCTGTTTATTTAAGATTTGGAAGATGCAACACAGAAGATATATTCGATGATAATTATAAATTTGAAATCGGAAAAGGTGTTGAAGTAAGAGATGGTAATGATGTAACTATCATAGCTACAGGAATGATGGTTCAAAAAGCTATAGAAGCATCAAAAGAATTAGAAACTCAAGGAATTAAAGCAAGAGTTATAAATATATCTACTATTAAACCAATAGATAGAGAAATAATCTTAAAAGCTGCTAAAGAAACTAAAGGAATAGTTACAGCAGAAGAACATTCTATTATAGGTGGACTTGGAGCAATGGTTTCTCAAGTTGTATGTAGTGAATGTCCTACTTTAATTAAAATGGTAGGAATTAAAGATACATTTGGAGAATCAGGAACACCAGATGAACTTATGAAAAAATATAATTTAACTAGTGAAGAAATAATTAAAGAAGTTAAATCAATATTAAAATAG
- the deoD gene encoding purine-nucleoside phosphorylase, which produces MSIHINAPEGAIAESVLLPGDPLRAKFIADNFLEDVVCYNEVRGMYGFTGTYKGKRISVQGTGMGIPSMSIYSTELIESYGVKNLIRVGTCGGYHERVKIRDLIIAMSTSTDSNLNLVRFQGRTYAPTASFDLLKPAYDIAVQKGFEPKVGSVYSSDIFYGDDNEDWKKWADFGCLGVEMETAALYTIAAKHKVNALTLLTVSDHFITGEVTSAEERQTTFKAMMEVALDTIASL; this is translated from the coding sequence ATGAGTATTCATATTAATGCACCAGAAGGCGCTATAGCAGAAAGCGTATTATTACCAGGAGATCCTTTAAGAGCTAAATTTATAGCAGATAACTTTTTAGAAGATGTAGTTTGCTACAATGAAGTTAGAGGAATGTATGGATTTACAGGAACATATAAAGGTAAGAGAATATCAGTGCAAGGAACAGGAATGGGTATCCCATCAATGTCTATATATTCTACTGAATTAATAGAAAGCTATGGAGTTAAAAATCTTATAAGAGTTGGAACTTGTGGTGGTTACCATGAAAGAGTTAAAATAAGAGATCTTATAATTGCAATGTCAACTTCAACAGATTCAAATCTTAACTTAGTAAGATTCCAAGGTAGAACTTATGCACCAACAGCAAGTTTTGATTTATTAAAACCTGCTTATGATATAGCAGTGCAAAAAGGATTTGAACCTAAAGTAGGTAGTGTATATAGTTCAGATATATTCTATGGAGATGATAATGAAGATTGGAAGAAATGGGCTGACTTTGGTTGCTTAGGAGTTGAAATGGAAACTGCAGCATTATATACAATAGCAGCTAAGCATAAAGTTAATGCGTTAACTTTATTAACAGTAAGTGATCACTTTATAACAGGCGAAGTAACAAGTGCAGAAGAAAGACAAACAACATTCAAAGCAATGATGGAAGTTGCTCTTGATACAATAGCTTCTTTATAA
- the fsa gene encoding fructose-6-phosphate aldolase — MKIFVDTANIEEIKKANELGVICGVTTNPSLIAKEGRDFKEVIKEITSIVDGPISGEVISMECEGMVKEAREIAKIHENMVIKIPMCAEGLKAVNILHKEGIKTNVTLIFSAVQALLAARAGASYVSPFLGRLDDIGSTGMTLIEDISEIFAVHGIETEIISASVRNPIHVLECAKAGSDIATIPYNVIMQMIKHPLTDAGIEKFLKDYEGMNK, encoded by the coding sequence ATGAAAATTTTTGTTGATACAGCTAATATTGAAGAAATAAAAAAAGCTAATGAATTAGGTGTTATTTGTGGGGTTACTACAAATCCTTCACTTATAGCAAAAGAAGGAAGAGATTTTAAAGAAGTAATTAAGGAAATCACAAGCATTGTTGACGGTCCAATAAGTGGAGAAGTAATTTCAATGGAATGTGAAGGAATGGTTAAAGAAGCACGTGAAATAGCTAAAATTCATGAAAATATGGTAATAAAAATACCAATGTGTGCAGAAGGATTAAAAGCAGTAAATATTCTTCATAAAGAAGGAATAAAAACAAATGTAACATTAATCTTTTCAGCAGTACAAGCATTGCTTGCAGCAAGAGCTGGTGCAAGTTATGTAAGTCCATTTTTAGGAAGATTAGATGATATCGGAAGTACAGGAATGACATTAATAGAAGATATATCTGAAATATTTGCAGTTCATGGAATAGAGACTGAAATTATATCTGCAAGTGTTAGAAATCCAATTCATGTATTAGAATGCGCTAAAGCAGGATCTGATATAGCAACAATACCATACAATGTTATTATGCAAATGATCAAGCATCCTCTTACAGATGCAGGAATTGAAAAATTCTTAAAAGATTATGAAGGTATGAATAAATAA
- a CDS encoding YhgE/Pip domain-containing protein codes for MKNIFNIYKRDIKNIITNSSALIVIVALCILPSLYAWFNIAASWDPYAQEATSKIKIGVVNKDKGAFILGKDIILGDEVIEGLKENDLLGWQFVSEEEANEAIKKGKYYATITIPEEFSKDMTSIITSDIKKGTIIYTVNEKINAIAPKLTDKGASGVQENVTKSIIETVSKALLTASKDAGIELEDQIPKISNVYNMLEEIRSRFGEINETTDLAYDGVVKIKELVKEIQEDMPLIYETLNNTKSLSSEVENFISVSKSGLNDMSPTIKEDIKLVSEISKDISLYTDSIIDAINSGTDKSSEMVNNLINKVKSLEKVNDSILRFLKKLNNISSTKPLNGIINRFEKLQGNIDKIKTSLQNIKDSLDAGNAVDLTLLNNIKALADNVASTSEDIYSKFDTEILPQINDIFDSAFKVAENTLTIIEEAEKKLPKVENILDTVYKGADKGIEGITFVKEKLPEAERIINEITDKMKNVTDEKSLKELIDLLKEDVQERTDFLTTPVNLETRELYPMGNYGSAMTPFYSVLSLWVGLLLLLSILTVDTHGEYKFWEIYFGKLMLFMTLALIQALIVVIGDLYLLKVYCLNPILLIIGMLFTSAIFVSILYSAVSVFGNVGKVIGIVLLVLQIGGSGGTFPIELTPKFFQIIHPFLPFTYAISFAREAIGGVVGEVLIKDIIILLIYGAASILVAVFLKKPINKILEKFTKKFEESGLSE; via the coding sequence ATGAAAAATATATTTAATATTTATAAAAGAGATATAAAAAATATTATTACAAATTCGTCTGCACTTATTGTAATAGTAGCCTTATGTATACTTCCATCTTTATATGCTTGGTTTAATATAGCGGCATCGTGGGATCCGTATGCACAAGAAGCTACGAGTAAAATTAAAATAGGTGTTGTAAACAAAGATAAAGGTGCATTTATATTGGGTAAAGATATAATTTTAGGAGATGAAGTAATTGAAGGTTTAAAGGAAAATGACTTATTAGGTTGGCAATTTGTTAGTGAAGAAGAAGCTAATGAAGCAATTAAAAAAGGTAAGTATTATGCAACAATAACAATTCCAGAAGAGTTTTCAAAGGATATGACGTCAATAATAACTAGTGATATTAAAAAAGGCACTATAATTTATACTGTTAATGAAAAAATAAATGCAATTGCACCTAAATTAACAGATAAAGGTGCATCAGGTGTTCAAGAAAATGTAACAAAGAGTATAATTGAAACAGTAAGTAAAGCACTACTCACTGCCTCAAAAGATGCTGGGATTGAATTAGAAGACCAAATACCTAAGATTTCTAATGTATATAATATGCTAGAGGAAATTAGAAGTAGGTTTGGAGAGATAAATGAAACAACTGATTTAGCATATGATGGGGTAGTAAAGATAAAAGAGTTGGTTAAAGAAATACAAGAAGATATGCCTTTAATTTATGAAACACTTAATAATACTAAGAGCTTAAGTAGTGAAGTGGAAAACTTTATATCTGTATCTAAGAGTGGGCTAAATGATATGTCACCAACAATTAAAGAAGATATAAAATTAGTTTCAGAAATAAGTAAGGATATCTCATTATATACAGATAGTATTATAGATGCTATAAATTCAGGAACAGATAAATCATCAGAAATGGTTAACAATCTAATAAATAAGGTAAAGAGTTTAGAAAAAGTAAATGATTCAATATTAAGATTTTTAAAAAAATTAAATAATATTAGTTCAACTAAACCATTAAATGGAATTATAAACAGATTTGAAAAGCTACAAGGAAATATTGATAAAATTAAAACATCACTTCAAAATATAAAAGATTCTTTAGATGCTGGAAATGCTGTGGATTTAACCTTGTTAAACAATATAAAAGCATTAGCAGACAACGTTGCATCAACAAGTGAAGATATATATTCAAAATTTGATACAGAAATACTTCCACAAATAAATGATATCTTTGATAGTGCATTTAAAGTTGCTGAAAATACATTAACAATTATAGAAGAAGCTGAAAAGAAATTACCTAAGGTTGAGAATATATTAGATACTGTTTATAAAGGGGCAGATAAAGGAATAGAAGGAATAACTTTTGTTAAAGAAAAACTTCCTGAAGCTGAAAGAATAATAAATGAGATAACTGATAAAATGAAAAATGTAACAGATGAGAAAAGTTTAAAGGAATTAATAGATTTACTAAAAGAAGATGTTCAAGAAAGAACGGATTTTTTAACTACTCCTGTAAATCTTGAAACAAGAGAGTTGTATCCAATGGGCAACTATGGAAGTGCTATGACACCATTTTATAGCGTATTATCTTTATGGGTTGGATTATTATTGTTACTTTCAATTTTAACTGTTGATACTCATGGAGAATACAAATTTTGGGAAATATATTTTGGGAAATTAATGCTATTTATGACTTTAGCATTAATTCAAGCACTTATAGTTGTTATAGGGGATTTATATTTACTAAAGGTATATTGCCTAAATCCTATATTATTAATAATTGGAATGCTGTTTACTAGTGCAATATTTGTATCAATACTTTATTCGGCAGTTTCAGTATTTGGAAATGTTGGAAAGGTCATAGGTATAGTATTGTTAGTATTGCAAATAGGAGGTTCAGGAGGAACGTTTCCAATAGAATTAACTCCTAAGTTTTTTCAAATAATACATCCATTTCTACCATTTACTTATGCAATATCTTTTGCTAGAGAAGCAATAGGTGGTGTAGTAGGTGAAGTACTAATAAAAGATATAATCATACTATTAATTTATGGAGCTGCATCTATTTTAGTTGCTGTATTTTTAAAGAAGCCTATAAATAAAATATTAGAAAAGTTTACAAAGAAGTTTGAGGAAAGTGGACTTTCTGAATAA
- a CDS encoding MATE family efflux transporter → MTKDMTNGNPTKLILFFSIPLLIGNIFQQLYSMVDTIIVGRFLGIQSLAAVGATGSIFFLIIGFIVGIASGFSVIVSQKFGANDEEGVKNSVATSIMLCIIITIIITTLSLLFSKTMLNLLNTPEDIINSANAYISIIYAGIGATFFYNMISGILRALGDSKTPLYFLIISSILNIILDLVFILNLSMGVAGAAYATVISQAISGILCLIYVYKKFPILRLKKHNWKFDRKFAMEHLNIGLPMALQFSITAIGVMVIQRSLNAFGSTIIAAYTASSKVEQLVMQPAITFGITMATYSGQNLGAGKINRIKEGVKKCCIISTIISVIAGIIVVLFGKSFTKLFIDTPDPNVLAASQHYLNIVSVFFIFLGLLFIYRNTLQGIGDGFVPMMAGVAELLVRVIVAFTLPTIIGYTGICLASPIAWIAACIPLAIKYYKTINKMSINNLDYSKTESTQLLG, encoded by the coding sequence ATGACAAAAGATATGACAAATGGAAATCCAACTAAACTAATACTATTTTTTTCTATTCCCTTATTAATCGGAAATATATTTCAACAACTTTATAGTATGGTTGATACTATTATTGTCGGAAGATTTTTAGGTATACAATCGCTTGCTGCTGTTGGAGCTACAGGTTCTATATTCTTTTTAATAATAGGCTTTATAGTTGGAATTGCTAGTGGATTTTCAGTTATTGTTTCTCAAAAATTCGGTGCTAATGATGAAGAGGGTGTAAAAAATTCCGTTGCAACCTCTATAATGCTATGTATCATTATAACCATAATAATAACTACTTTAAGTCTTTTATTTTCTAAAACAATGCTAAACTTACTAAATACACCAGAAGATATTATAAATAGTGCTAATGCCTATATAAGTATAATTTATGCTGGAATTGGTGCTACCTTTTTTTATAATATGATTTCAGGTATATTAAGAGCTCTTGGTGATAGCAAAACACCATTATACTTTTTAATAATTTCTTCAATTTTAAATATAATCTTAGATTTAGTGTTTATACTTAATCTATCTATGGGGGTAGCTGGAGCAGCATATGCTACAGTAATTTCTCAAGCTATTTCTGGCATATTATGCTTGATTTATGTTTATAAAAAATTCCCTATCTTAAGATTAAAAAAACACAATTGGAAATTTGACAGAAAATTTGCAATGGAACATCTAAATATAGGACTACCTATGGCTCTTCAATTTTCAATCACAGCAATTGGAGTTATGGTTATCCAAAGATCTCTTAATGCATTTGGTTCAACTATTATAGCAGCTTATACCGCTTCTTCTAAAGTTGAACAGCTTGTAATGCAACCTGCTATTACTTTTGGAATAACTATGGCTACCTATTCTGGGCAAAACTTAGGTGCTGGAAAAATTAATCGTATAAAAGAAGGAGTCAAAAAATGTTGTATTATTTCAACCATTATAAGTGTTATAGCTGGAATAATAGTTGTATTATTTGGAAAATCTTTCACAAAATTATTTATTGATACTCCAGATCCTAACGTTTTAGCAGCATCACAACATTACCTTAACATAGTTTCTGTATTTTTTATTTTCCTTGGATTGCTATTTATATATAGAAATACTTTACAAGGAATTGGAGATGGCTTTGTCCCTATGATGGCTGGTGTAGCTGAATTATTAGTAAGAGTTATTGTAGCCTTCACATTACCTACAATAATTGGATATACCGGCATATGTTTAGCCAGTCCAATAGCTTGGATTGCAGCTTGCATACCTCTAGCCATAAAATACTATAAAACTATAAATAAAATGAGTATTAATAATTTAGATTATTCAAAAACAGAATCAACTCAGCTTCTTGGATAA
- a CDS encoding ribonuclease J: MENITEKKLTSYKPKKVSLKNKPKLKIIPLGGLGEIGKNITAFEYGDEIVVIDCGLAFPDEDLYGIDIIIPDVTYLIRNKNKVKGFFITHGHEDHIGGIPYILQQINVPVYATKLTLALIESKLEEHHMLNDCKLNLVEVGGSVKLKNFNVEFIRNNHSIPDACSIAMHTPMGVIVHSGDFKIDFTPIDGHVMNLQRYAELGKKGVLLLMADSTNVLHKGYTMSEKTVGETLNGLFSKATGRVIVSTFASNVHRLQQISDCSIKNKRKIAFSGRSMEKISEIAMNLGYLSIPKEMIVSLDEIKNCPNDQITIVTTGSQGESMAALSRIAASTHKYIEIQKGDMVIISASPIPGNEKAVSNLINDLTEKGANVIYKTIEDIHVSGHACEQELRVIQSLLKPKFFIPVHGEYKHLITHAKIAKSMGIEEDNIFILDTGDVFELSKNKGKVIGKVPSGRVLIDGLGIGDVGNMVLRDRKNLAEDGIITVVIAIDRRNKVILSGPDIVSRGFVYVRNSEDLINNVRCIVTKVVEKCLDDNITQWAEIKNRIRREVDSFVYTTMKRKPMILPVIVEI, encoded by the coding sequence GTGGAAAATATTACAGAAAAAAAATTAACGAGTTACAAACCAAAGAAGGTTTCATTGAAAAATAAACCAAAATTAAAAATAATTCCATTAGGTGGACTTGGAGAAATAGGAAAGAATATTACAGCATTTGAATATGGTGATGAAATAGTTGTTATAGATTGTGGTTTAGCATTTCCGGATGAAGATCTTTATGGAATTGACATCATAATTCCTGATGTTACATATTTAATAAGAAATAAAAATAAAGTAAAGGGCTTCTTTATAACTCATGGTCATGAGGACCATATAGGTGGTATACCGTATATATTACAACAGATTAACGTTCCAGTATATGCAACTAAATTAACATTAGCATTAATTGAAAGTAAACTAGAAGAACATCATATGTTAAATGATTGTAAATTAAATCTTGTTGAAGTTGGTGGAAGTGTAAAACTTAAGAATTTTAATGTGGAGTTTATTAGAAATAATCATAGTATTCCAGATGCATGTTCGATAGCTATGCACACACCAATGGGTGTTATTGTGCATAGTGGAGATTTTAAGATTGATTTTACACCTATAGATGGTCATGTGATGAACCTTCAAAGATATGCAGAACTTGGAAAAAAAGGCGTATTGCTATTGATGGCAGATAGCACTAATGTATTGCATAAAGGTTATACAATGTCAGAAAAAACTGTTGGAGAAACATTAAATGGACTTTTCAGTAAAGCCACAGGAAGAGTTATAGTATCTACTTTTGCATCGAATGTTCATAGACTTCAACAAATTAGTGATTGTTCTATAAAAAACAAAAGAAAGATAGCTTTTAGTGGTAGAAGTATGGAGAAAATATCAGAAATCGCCATGAATTTAGGCTATTTATCTATACCAAAAGAAATGATTGTATCGTTAGATGAAATAAAAAATTGTCCAAATGACCAAATTACTATTGTAACAACAGGTAGTCAAGGTGAATCAATGGCAGCGCTTTCTAGAATAGCAGCTTCTACTCATAAATATATAGAAATACAAAAGGGAGATATGGTTATAATTTCAGCATCTCCAATACCAGGAAATGAAAAAGCTGTATCAAACTTAATAAATGATTTGACTGAGAAAGGTGCTAATGTAATATATAAGACTATAGAAGATATACATGTTTCAGGTCATGCATGTGAACAAGAACTTAGAGTAATTCAAAGCTTGTTAAAACCTAAATTCTTTATTCCTGTACATGGTGAGTATAAACATTTGATTACGCATGCAAAAATTGCTAAAAGCATGGGAATCGAAGAAGACAATATATTTATATTAGATACCGGTGATGTATTTGAATTATCGAAAAATAAAGGGAAAGTTATTGGAAAAGTACCATCAGGTAGGGTTCTTATAGATGGCCTTGGAATTGGTGATGTAGGAAACATGGTATTACGAGATAGAAAAAATTTAGCAGAAGATGGAATTATAACTGTAGTAATAGCAATAGATAGAAGAAATAAAGTGATATTATCAGGACCAGATATAGTATCAAGAGGTTTTGTGTATGTTAGAAATTCTGAAGATTTAATTAACAATGTAAGATGTATAGTTACAAAAGTTGTGGAAAAATGTTTAGATGATAATATAACACAATGGGCAGAAATTAAAAACAGAATAAGAAGAGAAGTGGACAGTTTTGTATACACTACAATGAAAAGAAAACCTATGATATTACCCGTAATTGTAGAAATATAA
- a CDS encoding dynamin family protein, which yields MNKDNYILDTIEEIKSILENNEYRKNRYVNDVEWLNQRKKQIKNNIIRIAIMGITSSGKSTLVNSLLGEKLLPVAILPSSSIIITVSKGEKRQATIYFKDKSPEVYDDINLNMEVISTYADENKNSNNKFNVAQIDIKSPDFLLDDNIQLIDSPGLDAYNLEMHEKLTLEILLPTIDICVFLTTVKANSDAINLEKIKIVNDKKKQIILVQNMIDSIEEKIGKYGIIEENKDILLEKHKKRAEALIEKSTSDTGIDVIQISSLNALNGRVENNKNLYNESNLEGFIKSIYRCVKNITPKLNVQRQGSIVERIGNIIDTDKEIIDGSNLEDTSYIKEILNDIDDLNYDFRVSRDKITSKINLIDKVTLNTIEEINESDSKEISSYLDIVENINNKSKKIENQILSIVRECEEKKKEIYEKLNIDIRFSYSLPSMENEDVYVKHKYEEKVKLIKKDGFLNVGKRILSDIFETDWGYEKQEYDEKVVDKDATILMVKKVCSESSRKYMSILYDWSEQYSNSLSLFYSEISKIEEEFKKKKEQNIELYDIDNVIKGLKLIRNKLKNKYNNIEEMSLTLDEEIINKSEEKNLNIEEIELTNISYNLYKLSNEIVKKSYSMISGYIEEKVFSISKKEVHEIFWTWDLEATAKFISRMHDIYLNNEELEIIKKQGIYTFNNITIVYELSKNKLEIKKALNIDSSKEYNMYLLFNGIQIGSSEKQILENINLKNIVLKNNIMINLVIDSSREFINANNIKEILIATYSFKKKLKNRIANSKIGYVLVNSKNPIYNLALIEGQENNGFLLSQYKDIKTKLFGNILSRGNEEKQTLEEILSYFLK from the coding sequence ATGAATAAAGATAACTATATATTAGATACAATTGAAGAGATAAAAAGTATATTAGAAAATAATGAATACAGAAAAAATAGATATGTTAATGATGTTGAATGGTTAAATCAACGTAAAAAACAAATAAAAAATAATATAATAAGAATTGCTATTATGGGAATAACAAGTAGTGGTAAATCAACATTAGTAAATTCATTACTAGGAGAAAAACTATTACCAGTGGCTATTTTACCAAGCTCAAGTATAATTATAACAGTTTCTAAGGGCGAGAAGAGACAAGCTACTATATACTTTAAAGATAAGTCTCCAGAGGTTTATGATGATATTAATTTAAATATGGAAGTTATATCTACATATGCAGATGAAAATAAAAATTCTAATAATAAATTCAATGTAGCTCAAATTGATATAAAATCACCTGATTTTTTATTAGATGATAATATTCAATTAATAGATAGTCCAGGGTTAGATGCTTATAATTTAGAAATGCATGAAAAGTTAACTTTAGAAATTTTATTGCCAACAATAGATATTTGTGTATTTTTAACTACTGTTAAAGCTAACAGTGATGCTATCAATTTAGAAAAAATAAAAATAGTGAATGACAAAAAGAAGCAAATAATATTAGTTCAAAACATGATAGATTCTATTGAAGAAAAGATAGGTAAGTATGGAATTATAGAAGAAAATAAAGATATTTTATTAGAAAAACATAAAAAAAGGGCAGAAGCATTAATAGAAAAATCAACAAGCGATACAGGGATTGATGTTATTCAAATTTCTTCACTTAATGCCTTGAATGGAAGAGTAGAAAATAATAAAAATTTATATAATGAATCTAATCTTGAAGGGTTTATAAAATCGATATATAGGTGTGTTAAAAATATTACTCCAAAACTAAATGTTCAAAGACAAGGTAGTATTGTTGAAAGAATCGGAAATATAATTGATACGGATAAAGAAATAATAGATGGAAGCAATTTAGAAGATACAAGTTATATAAAAGAAATACTTAATGATATTGATGATCTTAATTATGACTTTAGGGTATCTAGAGATAAAATAACATCTAAGATTAATCTAATCGATAAGGTTACACTTAATACAATAGAGGAAATAAATGAGTCGGATTCCAAGGAAATAAGTAGCTATTTAGATATAGTAGAAAATATAAATAATAAGAGTAAAAAGATAGAAAATCAAATTTTAAGTATTGTACGAGAGTGCGAAGAAAAGAAAAAAGAAATATATGAAAAATTAAATATTGATATTAGATTTTCATATTCATTACCTAGTATGGAAAATGAAGATGTATATGTTAAGCATAAATATGAAGAGAAAGTAAAACTTATAAAAAAGGATGGCTTTCTTAATGTAGGAAAGAGAATTTTATCAGATATATTTGAAACTGACTGGGGATATGAAAAGCAAGAATATGATGAAAAAGTAGTAGATAAAGATGCTACTATACTTATGGTTAAAAAAGTATGCAGTGAAAGTAGTAGAAAATATATGAGCATACTTTATGATTGGAGTGAACAGTATAGTAACTCATTAAGCCTTTTTTATAGTGAAATAAGCAAAATAGAAGAAGAGTTTAAAAAGAAGAAAGAACAAAATATAGAACTTTATGATATAGACAATGTTATAAAGGGTTTAAAACTTATAAGAAATAAGCTGAAAAATAAATACAACAACATAGAAGAGATGTCATTAACATTAGATGAAGAAATAATCAATAAAAGTGAAGAAAAAAATCTTAATATAGAGGAAATAGAGTTGACGAATATCTCTTATAATCTTTATAAATTAAGTAATGAAATAGTTAAGAAAAGTTATTCTATGATAAGTGGTTATATAGAAGAGAAAGTATTTTCTATATCTAAAAAAGAAGTTCATGAAATATTTTGGACCTGGGACTTAGAGGCCACAGCTAAATTTATTTCTAGAATGCATGATATATATTTAAATAATGAAGAACTTGAAATTATAAAAAAACAAGGAATATATACCTTTAATAACATAACCATAGTATACGAATTGTCTAAAAATAAACTGGAAATAAAGAAAGCATTAAATATTGATTCTTCAAAAGAATATAATATGTATTTACTTTTTAATGGAATTCAAATAGGTAGTTCAGAAAAACAAATACTTGAAAATATTAATCTTAAAAATATAGTTTTAAAGAATAATATTATGATAAATTTGGTTATAGATTCTAGTAGAGAATTTATAAATGCTAATAATATAAAAGAGATACTTATAGCTACTTATTCGTTTAAGAAAAAATTGAAAAATAGGATAGCTAATTCTAAAATTGGATATGTATTAGTTAATTCTAAAAATCCTATTTATAATTTAGCATTAATAGAGGGTCAAGAAAATAATGGATTTTTATTAAGTCAATATAAAGATATAAAAACTAAGTTGTTTGGAAATATATTATCTCGTGGTAATGAAGAAAAGCAAACATTAGAAGAAATATTGAGTTATTTTTTAAAGTAA